The proteins below are encoded in one region of Candidatus Brocadiaceae bacterium:
- a CDS encoding RCC1 repeat- and reductase domain-containing protein gives MNMKYVCFNPVRNIFSLCCYRAILLSLFLINGETKAASEVQQISGGGYHSLALKSDGTIWAWGLNKHGQLGDGTYKNRSKPVKVNGIDHVVEIAGGVWHSLALKSDGTVWAWGGNWERQLGDDTTKSRGIPAKVIGLEEITAIACGGLHNLALKPDGTVWTWGSNGHGQLGDWTTKNHAFPTRVQILNNITAIAGGGYHSLALKSNGTVWAWGSNRRGQLGDGTDKSRSAPFQVRNLHDVVAIAGGGDHSLALQSDGTVWTWGNNEVAQLGDGTTTNRNTPVHIPVLKEIVFIAGGIWHSMALESDGTVWLWGRNEFSQLHDGVYLPEQTNLINNVVAIASGSYHSLFLRSDHSLWSCGNNIQGQLGDGTVGNKHTLVPVDTSAPDFSQ, from the coding sequence ATGAATATGAAATACGTATGTTTTAATCCCGTACGCAACATATTTTCCCTATGCTGCTACAGAGCAATTTTACTTTCACTATTCCTGATCAACGGTGAAACAAAAGCTGCATCTGAGGTTCAACAAATTTCTGGAGGAGGATATCACAGTCTGGCTTTGAAGTCTGATGGAACAATATGGGCATGGGGACTAAACAAACACGGTCAGCTAGGAGATGGCACATACAAAAACCGAAGCAAACCGGTAAAAGTAAACGGTATTGACCATGTGGTTGAAATAGCAGGCGGTGTATGGCACAGTCTGGCTTTGAAATCTGATGGAACGGTATGGGCATGGGGAGGAAACTGGGAAAGACAATTAGGAGATGATACGACCAAGAGTCGGGGAATTCCTGCCAAGGTAATAGGCCTTGAAGAAATTACGGCAATTGCCTGTGGCGGACTGCACAACCTTGCTTTGAAACCCGATGGAACGGTATGGACATGGGGGTCAAATGGTCATGGTCAATTAGGAGACTGGACAACGAAGAACCACGCTTTTCCAACCAGGGTGCAGATCCTGAACAACATAACTGCCATTGCCGGTGGAGGCTACCACAGTCTTGCCCTGAAATCAAATGGCACCGTTTGGGCATGGGGAAGCAATAGGCGGGGACAACTTGGAGATGGCACAGATAAAAGCAGAAGCGCTCCTTTCCAGGTACGCAACCTCCACGATGTGGTTGCGATTGCTGGCGGGGGTGATCACAGTCTGGCGCTTCAGTCCGATGGCACCGTCTGGACATGGGGAAACAATGAGGTTGCCCAGTTAGGAGATGGAACAACTACGAACAGAAATACACCAGTACATATACCTGTTCTTAAAGAAATAGTTTTCATAGCGGGCGGAATATGGCATAGCATGGCTTTAGAATCAGATGGCACCGTTTGGCTGTGGGGAAGAAATGAATTTTCCCAATTACATGATGGTGTTTATCTCCCGGAACAAACCAATCTTATAAACAATGTCGTTGCAATTGCCAGTGGAAGTTACCACAGTCTCTTCCTGAGATCAGACCATTCACTTTGGTCTTGCGGTAACAATATACAAGGCCAATTAGGAGATGGTACCGTCGGGAATAAACATACCCTTGTTCCTGTTGATACATCAGCGCCAGACTTTTCACAATGA
- a CDS encoding transcriptional repressor: MEMVEKLTKTLKSRGLKITPQRLMIFKALESDKCHPSAEQVYKRVKEIYPSVSFTTIYKTLETLRDLGKIKELTIDEDRKHYDINTSIHHHFICSTCKVILDVFEDFSPNIDVPTSLEKDFTVSEFQISFYGTCKNCNEQERVKPFRSAIK; this comes from the coding sequence ATGGAAATGGTTGAAAAGTTAACAAAAACATTAAAAAGCCGCGGATTAAAAATAACCCCACAACGCCTGATGATCTTCAAGGCCTTAGAAAGTGATAAATGCCACCCATCGGCAGAGCAAGTATATAAGAGAGTAAAGGAAATATATCCCAGCGTATCATTTACCACTATCTATAAAACCTTAGAAACGTTGAGGGATCTGGGAAAAATCAAGGAACTCACCATAGATGAAGACAGAAAACATTATGATATCAATACCAGCATTCACCATCATTTCATTTGCTCCACGTGTAAAGTAATCCTGGATGTCTTTGAGGATTTTTCACCAAATATTGATGTACCCACCTCCCTGGAAAAGGATTTTACCGTTTCTGAGTTTCAAATATCCTTTTATGGAACTTGTAAAAATTGCAACGAACAGGAAAGAGTAAAGCCATTTCGTAGCGCCATTAAATAA
- a CDS encoding alkaline phosphatase D family protein — MVKTDVVAKRLRMFFFPFRAVVIILFFLLFLPFGTLVAEADAVLDFAWSGGVLDSSAVISVKTKDHSGTHNVQAIVSRNVNLSNPVFTSGSVQASSANYYIVKINITGLSASTQYYYGITVDGVLETVLNDADNGAGTYTGKFKTFPASGTAENFKVAFSGCDDGDPANEIVFERIKEYDPLLFINTGDFHYGNINGPDLNTNISDHQILYENRLNVTGLSVNQASLYRSTPFAYMWDDHDFGPNDCHAQGSEPLRKTSFWAQVAVHTVYRLYVPHYNLCLAGHPSFTAEREPISQAFTIGRVRFLFTDLRSQSEQNGEGSYDATLLGGTQKEWFKEELLKANGTYPLIVWLTSTPWIGNQQPVRGNKWYEHTGERSEIADFIKDNTIQGFCAIFGDGHMSAIDDGTNSDYATGGGAGFPIFIGNSIRDHQLYKGGPFSHGATTKGHHYGRIDISDDGNDLEVVWRAWDAVTNVISVAERDDSDGDGEIKYNFLYSHPVITALSPVDGSANTTVSGNLQMTFNETVHQGAGDIHIKKVVDDTEVLVVSVLSVSGWGTTTISIPYSGLSAFTEYYVEIDATAIQDFLGNTFAGINSPDGAAYKKWNFTTGNQGGPTPTPTPTPTATPTPTIVPSPTPTLTPTPTVTPSPTPTPSPTPTPTPVLNLQAYYAFTEGGGPTATDSSGNGNNGVINGATWSTGQSGAGLDYDGVNDSVDFTTNLGITGELTVSSWVYPTAAPNGTGRVIVSTHDWDSNLTLRRGWTLGMNYGSIDRVQFILFDSSGDVANANLDNFFADNLNEWTHVVGVFRPSQHVRIYVNGVMVAEDATNVPAAIAYQTGTNLRLGARADSNAGRWQGGIDEVRIYSQALSDQEILDLYNGL, encoded by the coding sequence ATGGTGAAAACTGACGTTGTCGCAAAACGTTTAAGGATGTTTTTCTTCCCTTTTCGTGCGGTTGTGATTATTTTGTTTTTCTTGTTATTTTTACCTTTTGGTACTTTGGTAGCAGAAGCGGACGCTGTTTTAGATTTTGCCTGGTCAGGCGGTGTGCTTGATTCATCCGCTGTCATTTCCGTTAAAACCAAAGACCATAGCGGAACTCACAATGTTCAGGCGATTGTCAGCAGAAATGTGAATTTATCAAATCCGGTGTTTACGTCTGGTTCGGTTCAGGCATCCTCCGCGAATTACTACATAGTAAAGATAAACATAACCGGATTGAGCGCGTCAACACAATACTATTACGGCATTACGGTCGATGGTGTTTTAGAGACCGTTTTGAATGACGCGGATAACGGGGCCGGCACATATACCGGTAAATTCAAAACGTTCCCCGCTTCAGGAACGGCAGAAAACTTTAAAGTGGCTTTCTCAGGCTGTGATGACGGAGATCCGGCGAACGAAATTGTTTTTGAGAGGATAAAAGAATATGACCCGTTGCTGTTTATTAATACAGGAGATTTCCATTATGGGAATATTAATGGCCCTGATCTAAATACAAATATTTCAGACCACCAGATACTATACGAAAACCGGTTGAATGTGACGGGTTTGTCGGTAAACCAGGCATCTTTATATCGTTCAACTCCATTTGCATATATGTGGGATGATCATGATTTCGGACCGAATGACTGCCATGCGCAAGGAAGTGAGCCATTAAGAAAAACAAGTTTCTGGGCACAGGTAGCCGTACATACGGTATATCGACTTTACGTTCCGCATTATAATTTATGTTTGGCCGGGCATCCGAGTTTTACAGCAGAAAGAGAACCTATCTCTCAGGCATTTACTATAGGGCGCGTACGCTTTCTCTTCACCGATTTGCGTTCTCAGAGTGAACAAAATGGAGAGGGAAGTTATGATGCCACCCTTCTGGGGGGAACACAGAAAGAATGGTTTAAAGAGGAACTCTTAAAGGCCAATGGGACATATCCCCTGATCGTATGGTTGACTTCGACTCCCTGGATAGGCAATCAGCAACCCGTGAGAGGCAATAAATGGTATGAGCACACGGGTGAGCGATCGGAAATAGCTGATTTTATTAAGGATAATACTATTCAAGGTTTCTGCGCTATTTTTGGAGATGGTCATATGTCCGCCATCGATGACGGGACAAATTCAGACTATGCCACTGGTGGAGGAGCAGGATTTCCTATCTTCATTGGAAATTCTATCCGTGATCACCAATTGTATAAAGGAGGCCCGTTTAGTCATGGGGCCACAACAAAGGGGCATCACTATGGTAGAATCGATATATCTGATGATGGTAATGATTTGGAAGTGGTTTGGCGGGCTTGGGACGCTGTCACGAATGTGATATCGGTTGCAGAACGGGACGATAGTGACGGAGACGGAGAAATAAAATATAATTTCTTATATTCTCACCCGGTAATAACGGCTTTGTCTCCCGTAGATGGCAGTGCGAATACTACCGTAAGCGGTAATTTACAGATGACCTTCAATGAAACAGTCCATCAGGGCGCCGGGGATATCCATATAAAGAAGGTGGTTGACGATACCGAAGTCCTGGTGGTTTCCGTATTATCTGTGAGCGGTTGGGGCACAACAACGATATCTATTCCGTATTCTGGTCTCAGTGCATTCACGGAATATTATGTGGAAATAGATGCTACGGCCATTCAAGATTTTTTGGGTAATACGTTTGCGGGTATAAATAGCCCTGATGGCGCAGCGTATAAAAAATGGAATTTTACCACAGGAAACCAGGGTGGACCGACGCCGACACCGACCCCGACCCCAACGGCGACACCAACCCCGACCATCGTGCCGTCACCAACACCGACACTGACACCGACCCCAACGGTTACACCGTCGCCGACACCGACACCGTCTCCAACGCCGACGCCGACTCCGGTCCTTAACCTTCAGGCCTATTATGCCTTTACCGAAGGGGGCGGGCCAACGGCCACGGATTCATCAGGCAACGGGAATAACGGCGTCATAAATGGAGCTACATGGTCTACCGGTCAGAGTGGCGCCGGCCTTGATTATGACGGAGTAAATGATTCCGTGGACTTTACGACCAATCTGGGCATAACGGGGGAGCTGACCGTAAGCTCGTGGGTGTATCCGACCGCGGCGCCGAATGGCACGGGACGCGTCATTGTCTCGACTCATGACTGGGACAGTAATCTGACACTCAGGCGGGGGTGGACGCTGGGAATGAATTATGGTTCAATAGACCGGGTCCAGTTTATACTTTTTGATAGTTCTGGGGATGTTGCAAATGCGAACCTCGACAATTTCTTTGCAGATAACCTCAACGAATGGACGCATGTGGTGGGTGTATTCAGGCCATCGCAACACGTGAGGATCTATGTAAACGGGGTGATGGTTGCCGAGGATGCAACGAATGTTCCTGCGGCAATTGCGTATCAGACTGGAACCAACCTGCGGCTGGGTGCGCGGGCAGATTCCAATGCGGGCAGGTGGCAGGGGGGCATTGACGAGGTGCGTATTTACAGTCAGGCCTTGAGCGACCAGGAAATACTGGACTTGTATAATGGCTTATAA
- a CDS encoding alpha/beta fold hydrolase — protein MEEAFFLENEGMNIFAILHKPRDLKQKKGIIFCHPFGEEKQFSHRVFVKFARELCDKNYYVLRFDCRGYGDSQGNFEDTTLETQVSDTIKAIEFLKVQLGLDKVDLLGLRMGGTIAAMAAGRNSSVEKLILWFPIISGQGYFDELLRIKRLSELTNNMTSLSKKEILEELQLKGRSDILGYCFTKEMYHQFLEIDKNIPVLNLMGPILITAMKYDQKQCKLFENLSEVYNKNTHNVCNLKFIEDKSFWTLQSLYNCYFPENLYCETMQWILGI, from the coding sequence ATGGAGGAAGCATTTTTTTTGGAAAATGAAGGAATGAATATTTTCGCTATTTTGCACAAGCCAAGGGATCTAAAACAGAAAAAAGGAATAATTTTTTGCCATCCTTTTGGTGAGGAAAAACAATTCAGTCATAGAGTATTTGTAAAATTTGCCAGAGAGCTCTGTGATAAAAACTATTACGTCCTTCGCTTTGATTGTCGTGGCTATGGAGATAGTCAGGGAAATTTCGAGGATACCACTCTGGAAACTCAAGTTTCTGATACCATAAAAGCAATTGAATTTTTGAAGGTCCAATTAGGTCTCGATAAGGTTGATTTGCTGGGCTTGAGAATGGGGGGGACCATTGCCGCCATGGCAGCCGGCAGGAATTCCAGTGTAGAGAAACTTATTTTATGGTTTCCTATAATTAGCGGGCAAGGCTATTTTGATGAATTATTAAGAATAAAAAGATTATCGGAATTAACCAATAATATGACTTCTCTCTCCAAGAAAGAAATTCTAGAAGAATTACAATTAAAAGGCAGAAGCGATATATTAGGCTACTGTTTTACGAAAGAAATGTATCATCAATTCTTGGAAATTGATAAAAATATTCCCGTATTAAATCTTATGGGACCGATTCTTATTACAGCAATGAAATATGATCAAAAACAATGCAAATTATTCGAAAACCTTTCGGAAGTCTATAACAAAAATACACATAACGTATGCAATTTGAAATTTATTGAAGATAAAAGCTTCTGGACTCTTCAGTCACTGTATAATTGTTACTTTCCTGAAAACTTATATTGTGAGACAATGCAATGGATACTTGGGATTTGA
- a CDS encoding ChaN family lipoprotein, with amino-acid sequence MTHYTTSVSIFQCEHYDKEKVSAVIEKTFDSFGGIRSFIKKGSRVLLKPNFIKESRPDECTITHPVIIEAIAEKVLAADAIPIIGDSPAFGSLSRIIHTAGLNPFIQELGIKVVELDEPRRVKTMCGAKPFSLKVSGKVLDMDAIINIPKLKAHVQFLYTASIKNMYGCVCGKSKAWRHFISNDDLTWYTEMLLANHQAVKPVFTIVDAITAMEKYGPSGGVPKQVSLILGGIDDVAIDRVIAEIIRVHPSQVPLLQTAKLYHIGEQSLNKIKIIGEQISSVEIHNFELPRLIPIGFNPVRIVKSLAKHYWLKNFGRTFSFLFAFYLLMPQLTFSDEGMNRSKHFPRQVSVNDIIHVPTGVKIQFSDLTRFFDCADILYVGETHAHMESHKVQLQVLKACYEKYGDSVAIGMEMFTRPYQPFLDQWVAGEIDEKKMLEDTNWDHEWGYDYALYKELLDYAREKKIPLVALNAPKALVRMVSEKGLDALTEEEKKELPEIDTTGFFHRVYLEKAISGHTKGLKNIEKYNDVQCLWEEFMAQTIVDYLSSWEGKDRKFLVFAGNGHIVYDFGIPKRVFRRTFMPYYTIYPADFKGKEPNDEHSLFLSDVPLEPADFVWITPQIKQKKRIVLGVHLQKRDDNKLFIEQVSKGGPAEKTGILQGDYITSIDGKELENIMDLIHYLQTKQFGDICMVEVDRDGTKITYAVDLFEMEM; translated from the coding sequence ATGACACACTATACAACCAGTGTTTCCATTTTTCAATGCGAACACTATGACAAAGAGAAAGTTTCTGCCGTAATTGAAAAGACTTTCGATTCTTTTGGTGGTATTCGGTCTTTTATTAAAAAAGGGTCCAGGGTACTGCTGAAACCGAATTTTATTAAGGAAAGCAGGCCTGACGAATGTACAATTACACATCCTGTGATCATCGAAGCCATCGCAGAGAAGGTATTGGCCGCGGATGCAATACCAATAATAGGTGATAGCCCAGCATTTGGTTCTCTATCAAGAATCATACATACTGCCGGTTTAAATCCTTTTATACAAGAATTGGGGATTAAAGTAGTTGAACTTGACGAACCACGCCGGGTAAAGACCATGTGCGGAGCAAAACCTTTTTCGCTTAAGGTATCCGGTAAGGTTTTAGATATGGATGCAATCATTAATATTCCAAAACTCAAGGCACACGTACAGTTTCTCTATACTGCTTCGATAAAAAACATGTATGGGTGTGTCTGCGGTAAAAGTAAGGCATGGCGACATTTTATATCAAATGATGACCTGACATGGTATACAGAGATGTTACTCGCCAATCATCAGGCCGTAAAACCTGTCTTTACCATTGTGGATGCCATTACGGCAATGGAAAAATACGGTCCTTCCGGTGGAGTTCCAAAACAAGTATCTCTCATATTAGGAGGCATCGACGATGTGGCTATTGATCGGGTGATCGCAGAAATAATCCGTGTCCATCCTTCACAGGTGCCCCTGTTGCAGACAGCAAAATTATACCACATAGGAGAACAAAGCTTGAACAAGATAAAGATTATTGGTGAACAAATTTCTTCCGTAGAAATACACAATTTTGAACTTCCCAGACTCATCCCTATCGGATTCAATCCCGTACGAATAGTAAAGAGCCTGGCGAAACATTACTGGTTGAAGAATTTTGGCCGGACATTTTCATTTCTTTTCGCCTTTTACCTTCTTATGCCACAATTAACCTTTTCAGACGAGGGAATGAACCGGTCAAAACACTTTCCCCGACAAGTTTCCGTTAATGATATTATCCACGTTCCGACGGGTGTAAAAATTCAATTTTCTGATTTGACTCGATTTTTTGATTGTGCTGATATACTTTATGTTGGAGAGACCCATGCACACATGGAATCCCACAAGGTACAGCTTCAAGTACTTAAAGCATGTTATGAAAAATACGGTGATTCCGTGGCTATTGGTATGGAGATGTTTACCAGACCCTACCAACCGTTTTTAGATCAATGGGTTGCAGGTGAGATTGATGAGAAAAAAATGCTGGAAGATACGAATTGGGATCATGAGTGGGGATATGATTATGCCCTGTATAAAGAGCTCCTCGATTATGCCCGTGAAAAAAAAATCCCTCTTGTCGCGTTAAACGCACCAAAGGCATTGGTAAGGATGGTTAGTGAAAAAGGTCTTGATGCCCTTACCGAAGAAGAAAAGAAAGAATTGCCGGAAATTGATACAACAGGCTTCTTTCATCGTGTCTATCTGGAAAAAGCAATCAGTGGTCACACAAAAGGCTTGAAAAATATTGAAAAATATAACGATGTGCAATGTTTATGGGAAGAATTTATGGCCCAAACGATTGTAGATTACTTATCCTCTTGGGAAGGAAAGGACCGCAAGTTCCTTGTCTTTGCGGGGAATGGCCATATCGTTTACGACTTTGGCATTCCGAAGAGGGTCTTTCGGCGCACATTCATGCCTTATTACACGATTTATCCCGCTGATTTTAAGGGCAAAGAGCCAAACGATGAACACAGCCTGTTTTTATCTGATGTACCACTTGAACCTGCTGATTTTGTGTGGATTACCCCTCAGATAAAACAAAAGAAACGGATAGTATTAGGAGTGCACCTTCAGAAGCGAGATGACAATAAATTGTTTATAGAACAGGTGAGCAAAGGAGGGCCCGCTGAGAAAACAGGTATTTTGCAAGGCGATTATATCACCTCAATTGATGGAAAGGAACTCGAAAACATAATGGACCTTATTCACTACCTTCAAACAAAACAATTTGGGGATATCTGTATGGTAGAAGTAGATCGCGACGGTACGAAAATTACCTATGCAGTCGATCTTTTTGAAATGGAAATGTAA
- a CDS encoding efflux RND transporter permease subunit gives MSLSSISINRPVLAIVMSLAILLFGIIGYRYLGVREYPGVDKPIITVSTNYTGANSDVIESQITEPLEESINGIAGIRSLTSVSRDGRSTIMVEFDLEVDLENAANDVRDRVSRTVMNLPPDADSPVVIKSDADATPILYLNIKSTKRSLLELSDIAERTFKERLQTIPGISEIRIWGQKKYAMRLWMDASRLAAYQLTPLDVQNALLRENIELPSGSIEGNNTELTVRTLGRIETPQEFNDLIIKEEGGRVVRFRDIGRAELGPENLRTILKKENIPMVGNAIIPQPKSNHIKIADEFYKRLEQIKKDLPEDVTVDMGFDKTEYIKASIKEVQQTIFIAFFLVVFIIFFFLRDWRTTIIPVIVIPISLVGSFFIMYIAHFSINVLTLLGIVLAIGLVVDDAIVVLENIYKKIEAGIQPVEAGIMGIKEIFFAVIATTIALAAVFLPVIFLQGITGRLFREFGIVITGAVIISSFVALTLTPMLSTRILKRQESKNWFYRKTDPFFVKLTNAYRNSLESFMKRREWAFGIIVLFLGLIFGIGIVIPSELAPLEDRSYLSVYVTAPEGSSFDYMDVYMNRLNTLLIEECPERESVISVSSPDFGASSSVNSGFVGVNLKKPGERLKTQQEIADDLSKKIKKLTGAVSFVTQEQTIGSGRNQLPVQYVLQALNMENLREVLPKFFSEVHKEPIFNRVHVDVKFNKPELRVEIHREKARNLNVSTMNIAKTLQFALSGQRFGYFIMNGKQYEVIGQLKREDRNDPLDLKSLFVRNLDGDMIQLDNLVSITEEMSPPRLYRYNRYVSATISAGLDKGNTIGDGIKAMERIAGNVLDNTFSTSLSGASKDFVESSSSMFFAFFLALLLIYLVLAAQFESFRDPFIIMLTVPLAIGGAVLTLWYFGETFNIFSQIGIIMLIGLVSKNGILIVEFANQRKVQGLNLMDAIIDASVSRFRPILMTSLSTILGTMPIALALGAGAESRISMGIALIGGLSFSTLLTLYIIPAMYSYVSGKTSMEMEYPDR, from the coding sequence GTGAGTCTCTCTTCCATTAGTATCAACCGACCGGTCCTTGCCATTGTGATGTCTCTCGCGATCCTTTTATTCGGTATTATTGGATACCGGTATCTGGGAGTGCGTGAATATCCTGGTGTTGACAAACCAATTATTACCGTAAGCACGAATTATACAGGCGCGAATTCTGACGTAATAGAGTCGCAGATTACAGAGCCTTTAGAGGAATCCATTAACGGGATTGCAGGCATACGGTCACTTACTTCCGTCAGCCGTGACGGGAGAAGCACCATTATGGTGGAATTTGATCTGGAAGTAGATCTTGAAAACGCTGCGAACGACGTAAGAGACAGAGTTTCCCGGACGGTAATGAACCTTCCACCTGATGCAGATTCACCTGTGGTGATTAAATCGGATGCCGACGCGACCCCCATTCTCTATCTCAATATTAAAAGTACGAAACGCTCGTTACTTGAGCTTTCTGATATTGCAGAAAGAACATTCAAGGAACGTTTGCAAACGATACCGGGAATAAGCGAAATCAGAATATGGGGACAAAAGAAATATGCCATGCGATTATGGATGGATGCATCGCGTCTTGCGGCATATCAATTAACTCCACTGGATGTTCAAAATGCATTATTACGTGAAAACATCGAGTTGCCTTCCGGCAGTATTGAAGGGAACAACACCGAGTTGACCGTGAGGACTCTTGGCAGGATAGAAACACCACAGGAGTTTAACGATCTTATCATTAAAGAAGAAGGAGGCAGGGTCGTGCGCTTTCGGGATATCGGTCGAGCGGAATTAGGCCCGGAAAACCTCCGGACCATTCTGAAAAAGGAAAATATTCCCATGGTCGGTAATGCCATAATTCCCCAACCAAAATCCAATCATATTAAAATAGCAGATGAATTCTATAAACGCCTGGAGCAGATAAAAAAGGATCTGCCGGAAGACGTTACGGTAGATATGGGTTTTGATAAGACGGAATACATAAAGGCATCTATCAAAGAAGTACAGCAGACCATTTTTATTGCCTTTTTTCTTGTAGTATTCATTATTTTCTTTTTTCTGAGAGACTGGCGTACCACAATTATTCCGGTAATTGTTATTCCGATTTCACTGGTCGGCTCCTTTTTTATTATGTACATCGCCCATTTTTCAATAAATGTCCTGACCCTTCTCGGTATTGTGCTAGCAATTGGATTGGTGGTGGATGATGCCATAGTCGTGCTGGAAAATATTTATAAAAAGATAGAGGCAGGTATACAACCCGTAGAAGCAGGAATAATGGGTATAAAAGAGATATTTTTTGCCGTTATTGCCACAACAATTGCTCTTGCTGCCGTGTTTCTTCCGGTTATTTTTTTACAGGGAATCACGGGAAGACTGTTTCGTGAATTTGGTATCGTTATTACCGGTGCGGTGATTATTTCTTCCTTTGTTGCATTGACTCTCACTCCGATGTTGTCAACCAGAATCCTCAAAAGGCAGGAATCCAAAAATTGGTTTTATCGAAAGACCGACCCTTTTTTCGTTAAACTAACCAATGCATACAGGAATTCTCTGGAAAGTTTTATGAAAAGGCGTGAATGGGCATTTGGAATCATTGTTCTTTTCCTGGGACTTATATTCGGGATAGGAATAGTTATTCCTTCGGAATTAGCGCCTTTAGAAGACAGAAGTTATTTGAGTGTTTACGTGACGGCGCCTGAGGGGTCTTCATTTGATTATATGGATGTGTATATGAACCGGCTAAACACGTTGCTCATAGAGGAATGCCCCGAAAGGGAAAGTGTAATTTCTGTGTCTTCTCCCGATTTCGGTGCGTCAAGTTCAGTAAATTCCGGTTTTGTGGGCGTTAATCTGAAAAAACCCGGGGAAAGGTTAAAGACACAGCAGGAAATTGCGGATGATCTGAGTAAAAAGATAAAGAAATTAACAGGTGCGGTTTCTTTTGTCACCCAGGAACAAACGATTGGAAGCGGCAGGAATCAATTGCCTGTACAATATGTATTACAGGCATTGAACATGGAAAATTTGCGCGAAGTACTGCCGAAATTTTTTTCAGAGGTACATAAGGAGCCGATTTTTAACCGGGTACATGTAGACGTGAAATTTAATAAACCTGAATTGAGGGTCGAAATACACCGTGAAAAAGCGAGAAATTTAAACGTATCTACCATGAACATCGCAAAAACGCTGCAATTTGCATTGAGTGGACAGCGTTTCGGATATTTTATTATGAACGGAAAACAATATGAAGTAATTGGACAATTAAAAAGGGAAGACAGGAATGACCCGCTGGATTTAAAATCGCTTTTTGTAAGAAATCTGGACGGGGACATGATACAGCTAGACAACCTTGTTTCGATAACAGAAGAAATGAGTCCTCCACGTTTATATCGTTATAATCGTTACGTATCGGCAACTATTTCAGCAGGACTGGATAAAGGGAATACCATTGGAGACGGCATCAAGGCAATGGAGAGAATTGCCGGAAACGTGCTGGATAATACCTTCAGCACATCGCTCTCTGGCGCTTCAAAGGACTTTGTGGAAAGCTCTTCCAGCATGTTTTTTGCGTTTTTTTTGGCGTTGTTATTAATTTATCTTGTTCTTGCCGCCCAGTTTGAAAGCTTTAGAGATCCTTTCATTATCATGCTTACTGTCCCACTGGCAATTGGAGGTGCAGTATTAACCCTTTGGTATTTTGGAGAAACTTTTAATATCTTCAGTCAGATTGGTATCATTATGTTGATTGGATTAGTATCAAAAAATGGAATCCTCATTGTTGAATTTGCCAACCAAAGGAAGGTACAGGGACTCAATCTTATGGATGCGATTATTGATGCCTCAGTCTCGCGTTTCAGACCTATTCTGATGACAAGTTTATCAACCATTTTGGGGACCATGCCGATAGCGCTGGCATTAGGAGCGGGAGCGGAAAGCAGAATATCTATGGGAATTGCCTTAATCGGCGGGCTTTCCTTCTCTACACTCCTGACTCTCTATATTATTCCTGCGATGTATTCATATGTGTCAGGAAAAACATCCATGGAAATGGAGTATCCTGATCGGTAG